From Solea senegalensis isolate Sse05_10M linkage group LG7, IFAPA_SoseM_1, whole genome shotgun sequence, a single genomic window includes:
- the tp53bp1 gene encoding TP53-binding protein 1 isoform X3 has product MDPGGSELDSSLPQPENPCLIVEDSQPDSVALEDDPESSYRALLARRLSNLQPTACSPVLELISSPLGSRCSQTDSQLDSPQNNGGEPGILTVSNCSSSFQEESQVTDSCPPPHKKKSGPEDTDMDSGADSTTHCNQHDEEASQFGFLELSQSQDLRGEVMNCQEKDLSLQPVNEKCTKSAEQNICSRTLENQDNKSVRSEVSSSSSSDTPAHSGRKLSVQALLHSQGLHASDEQDQQDPEILSSQEDLFHSDKSGAAVDSTVSEPEQQGHPTPTPSRTLGLLHLSGQGTLVQESLSQSSVDYIAPTPDNFTRTPLIVPSSPTGPEIGSGLDEPMDTSLPPDDGAGAKDDQPMETDSASKPQPSASTPVSQNPPGFVLERTLSLPSQPEFSHDVFAPTQSQDTSKPLDKMSASMHHDTQSQHLESAPFTLPLQLSINTENSGAAPETSEQIEEDSQATQIEEFEKPLGVDTSDSVASCCHQRSESNSVAVQSHTDTNVKSSTSAESLKHQSECSKSEVSNLLHRSDVHKAAVTSLNVQNVNVKEGKSDCKEVSSADMVSCSQPNLNSSDLTVNSCVQETPSDITPCSLPSQSMISETSVVDVVRSSLNVRGGEISHPVEPSSPQQCPTVGDSQTDNNMMEEHEQGEEEEEEALMEEESAGGGGASAMGLALSQSQVLSPEPMEDDGEEQGLDSVIVVTDSEGDSQILKKDVTPQSKTKSSQPIGGNVSASSNGHEAQAKEVNVSPDRFPHTEMKGPEPEGLKDKSLSDSSGEISFHFTLPKEGELIGPAVGATPPLINQLKQTLRHSTPIEITSFSEKSHMVGDVSADVAMAASDIVSGEVQEDVMENGEGKLSLRMKLVTPVEEGSSETFSLQKPALLEEDGSVTKVTTVSKAETSSPSVFSRVRQVHRQQEAEDDSQHAGKSTSVRGELFASPQRSSQASSLGCSSLPNSQSLTSQQEILEAPQQNTVKSPTPAEQSEEGRGQQEVSEPPTPNSTDARKEVVSRQTFTSSPSSKRTVSQQTSFDAPGLRSPAGRVEPESPSFRRTAGPSHCRHVRTIQEVRTTITRIITDVYYEDGKEVERKVTEENEEPVVDCQVLDSDVSPCRTGSSSLTSGDLGDISSLSSKTSSLQHSSGGTTSSSGFTRPDFIVPSSRGARSFRGGAARSLQRLGAHGQLLSSSEDEPYTRMLPPRLPVSPTDAESPSHSDSLRSSPEEASSASSFVGLRVVAKWSSNSYFYSGRIIKDAGEGRFRLRFDDGYECEVVGKDILLCDPIPLETEVTALLEDEYFSIGVVRGHKTEGQELFYSVEREGQRQWYNRTAVILSLEQGNKLREQHSLGPYEPSTPLTKASDISLDNLVEGKRRRRVTSEGQNTPNRDSSGSPHTPGPSGKRKLRTSAADNRTPAKRGRRGPGARVAQRLGECNTSGSGTDFPGQSCDVAETHGPLPENTSLFMGFAFMLTASSEIDRLTNMLTGSDDEDHMQIGPYNKAYTESQLQAGGGFILPDFNEEQCKAAYQSLLIADQHCRTRKYLLCLASGVPCVSHIWVRDCCKENKLLNYRNYLLPAGAGPDDAVVEWHSRCSPFKALRVLLMFEKPVELWAQLVTMGGCSSVRHFQGDKDSSDIPAGKYDVVVTDHACPPLVAKNVTSQEIPLVSAEWIIQSIICGERLDFHSKPQYCHDYTS; this is encoded by the exons ATGGATCCCGGCGGAAGTGAACTGGACTCCAGCCTGCCTCAGCCCGAGAATCCGTGTTTGATCGTGGAGGACTCTCAGCCGGACAGCGTCGCTCTGGAGGACGATCCCGAGAGCAGCTACCGAGCCCTGCTGGCCCGCCGCCTATCCAATCTGCAGCCCACCGCCTGCAGCCCGGTTCTT gAACTGATATCGTCACCTTTAGGAAGCAGATGCTCTCAGACTGACAGCCAGCTAGACAGCCCCCAGAATAACGGTGGTGAACCTG GGATCCTCACAGTTTCCAACTGTAGTTCGTCATTCCAGGAGGAGAGTCAAGTTACAGACAGTTGCCCTCCTCCACACAAGAAAAA gagTGGACCAGAGGACACTGATATGGATTCTGGAGCTGATTCCACCACACACTGTAATCAGCATGATG AGGAAGCCTCCCAGTTTGGTTTTCTCGAGCTTTCTCAGAGTCAAGATCTGCGTGGTGAAGTGATGAACTGTCAGGAGAAAGACCTCTCTCTGCAGCCTGTCAATGAGAAATGCACCAAATCAG CGGAGCAGAACATTTGCTCCAGGACTTTGGAGAATCAGGACAACAAATCTGTGAG ATCTGAGGTGAGCTCCAGCAGCTCGTCAGACACTCCCGCACATTCGGGCAGGAAGCTGAGTGTCCAGGCTCTGCTGCATTCGCAGGGCCTTCATGCATCTGATGAGCAGGATCAACAAGATCCTGAGATCCTGTCCTCACAGGAGGACCTGTTTCATTCTGACAAGTCAG GTGCTGCAGTAGACAGTACAGTGTCTGAGCCGGAGCAGCAGGGTCACCCGACCCCAACGCCATCCCGCACCCTGGGACTGTTGCATCTCTCTGGACAGGGAACACTGGTTCAGGAGAGTTTGTCGCA GAGCTCAGTTGATTATATTGCCCCAACCCCAGACAACTTCACCCGCACTCCTTTAATTGTTCCCAGCTCACCCACTGGACCAGAGATTGGAAGTG GTCTTGATGAACCAATGGATACGTCATTGCCTCCAGATGATGGTGCAGGGGCAAAGGATGATCAGCCAATGGAAACGGATTCAGCCTCTAAACCACAACCGTCTGCCTCTACTCCTGTATCTCAGAATCCCCCTGGTTTTGTGTTGGAACGCACCCTGTCATTACCTTCTCAACCAGAGTTCTCCCAT GATGTGTTTGCCCCAACACAGAGTCAGGACACCTCAAAACCATTAGATAAGATGTCTGCATCAATGCATCATGATACACAGTCTCAACATCTGGAATCGGCTCCATTCACTTTGCCTTTGCAACTCTCtataaacactgaaaatagTGGCGCAGCTCCGGAGACCTCAGAACAAATCGAAGAGGACAGTCAGGCGACACAGATAGAGGAATTTGAAAAGCCACTCGGTGTGGATACCAGTGATTCTGTGGCTTCATGCTGTCACCAGAGGAGTGAGAGCAATAGCGTTGCGGTAcaatcacacactgacactaaTGTGAAATCTTCCACCTCTGCTGAATCACTTAAGCATCAGAGTGAATGTTCCAAGTCTGAAGTGTCCAATCTGTTGCACAGGTCTGATGTGCACAAAGCAGCGGTAACTTCTTTGAATGTACAAAATGTGAATGTTAAAGAAGGTAAGAGTGACTGCAAAGAGGTGAGCTCTGCTGACATGGTGTCCTGCTCTCAACCAAACCTCAATTCCTCAGATCTGACTGTTAACAGTTGTGTGCAGGAGACTCCCTCAGATATTACACCCTGCAGTTTGCCTTCACAGTCCATGATATCTGAGACATCTGTTGTGGATGTGGTGAGGAGTTCTTTGAATGTAAGAGGAGGAGAAATTAGTCACCCAGTAGAGCCATCGTCACCACAGCAATGTCCAACAGTTGGTGACAGCCAGACTGACAATAACATGATGGAGGAGCATGAGcagggtgaagaggaggaggaggaggcactcATGGAAGAGGAGAGTGCAGGGGGAGGTGGTGCTTCAGCAATGGGTCTTGCTCTCTCCCAGAGTCAGGTGTTGTCTCCTGAGCCCATGGAGGATGACGGTGAAGAGCAGGGACTGGACAGTGTGATTGTGGTTACAGACAGTGAGGGAGACTCCCAGATTTTGAAGAAAGATGTGACGCCACAGTCAAAGACCAAGAGCTCCCAGCCAATCGGAGGCAATGTGTCCGCCTCTTCTAACGGCCACGAAGCTCAGGCGAAGGAAGTGAATGTATCTCCTGATAGATTCCCACACACTGAGATGAAGGGGCCTGAACCTGAAGGGCTCAAAGACAAGAGCCTCAGCGATAGCTCAGGAG AAATTTCCTTTCACTTCACGCTTCCCAAAGAaggggagctgattggtcctgctgTTGGTGCCACGCCTCCTCTCATCAATCAGCTAAAGCAGACGCTGAGACACAGCACTCCCATTG AGATCACATCCTTTTCTGAGAAGTCACATATGGTGGGTGATGTCTCTGCAGATGTGGCGATGGCTGCCAGTGACATTGTGTCTGGGGAGGTCCAAGAGGATGTGATGGAAAACGGAGAGGGGAAGCTAAGTTTGAGGATGAAGCTGGTGACCCCTGTTGAAGAAGGCAGCTCGGAGACTTTCAGCCTGCAGA AGCCAGCACTGTTAGAGGAGGATGGATCTGTCACCAAGGTTACCACTGTTTCCAAGGCTGAAACCAG CAGCCCGTCAGTGTTCAGTCGAGTCAGACAGGTGCACAGGCAGCAGGAGGCAGAGGACGACAGCCAACATGCAGGCAAATCTACATCTGTCAG GGGGGAACTATTCGCCTCACCACAGAGAAGCTCCCAGGCATCCTCGCTTGGATGCAGCAGCCTCCCTAACAGCCAATCACTGACTTCACAACAAGAAATATTGGAAGCTCCACAGCAGAACACCGTTAAATCTCCCACTCCTGCTGAGCAATCTGAAGAGGGACGAGGACAACAGGAAGTTTCTGAGCCCCCAACCCCTAACAGTACAGATGCCAGGAAGGAGGTGGTTTCCCGGCAAACCTTCACATCCAGCCCGTCCAGCAAG CGCACCGTCTCTCAGCAGACCAGCTTTGATGCCCCAGGACTGCGCTCCCCAGCTGGCAGG GTTGAGCCAGAGTCTCCGTCCTTTAGAAGAACAGCAGGCCCCTCCCACTGCAGACACGTACGCACCATCCAGGAAGTGCGCACCACCATCACACGGATCATCACCGATGTATATTATGAGGATGGTAAAGAGGTGGAGCGCAAAGTGACTGAG GAGAATGAGGAGCCAGTGGTCGACTGCCAAGTGTTGGACAGCGACGTCTCCCCGTGCCGCACGGGCAGCAGCTCTCTGACCTCTGGTGACCTGGGTGACATCAGCTCTCTGTCATCTAAGACGTCCAGCCTGCAGCACAGTTCAGGAGGAACCACAAGCAGCAGTGGCTTCACCAGGCCTGACTTCATTGTGCCGTCAAGCCGAGGGGCCAGATCTTTCAG GGGGGGTGCTGCTCGCTCACTGCAGAGACTCGGTGCTCATGGGCAGCTGCTGTCCTCCTCAGAGGACGAGCCCTACACCCGCATGCTCCCCCCGCGCCTCCCCGTCAGCCCCACAGATGCGGAGTCCCCCAGTCACTCGGACTCCCTCAGGTCATCACCAGAAGAGGCGAGCTCAGCCAGCAGCTTTGTCGGCTTGCGCGTGGTGGCCAAGTGGTCGTCCAACAGCTACTTCTACTCAGGCCGCATCATCAAAGACGCCGGAGAGGGAAGATTTCGTCTGCGGTTCGACGATGGCTACGAGTGTGAGGTGGTTGGCAAGGACATCCTGCTGTGTGATCCCATTCCCCTAGAGACTGAGGTCACTGCTCTTCTGGAGGATGAATACTTCAGCATAG GTGTGGTGAGAGGTCATAAAACAGAAGGCCAGGAGCTGTTCTACAGTGTGGAGAGGGAGGGCCAGAGGCAGTGGTACAACAGGACTGCAGTCATCCTTTctctggagcagggaaacaaacTGAGGGAGCAGCACAGTCTTGGGCCTTATGAGCCCTCAACTCCCCTGACCAAGGCCTCAGACATCAGCCTGG ATAACCTGGTAGAGGGGAAGAGGAGGCGCAGAGTGACCTCAGAGGGTCAGAACACTCCTAACCGCGACTCCTCAGGCAGTCCTCATACTCCCGGTCCCTCTGGTAAGAGGAAGCTGAGGACGAGCGCCGCGGACAACAGGACGCCGGCCAAGAGAGGCCGCAGAGGTCCGGGCGCCAGAGTCG CTCAGCGGCTTGGTGAGTGTAACACATCCGGCAGTGGCACAGATTTCCCTGGTCAGTCTTGTGACGTGGCAGAGACTCATGGACCGCTGCCCGAGAACACGTCTCTCTTCATGGGCTTTGCATTCATGCTCACGGCCTCTTCGGAGATTGACCGGCTAACCAACATGCTCACCGGCAGTGACGACGAGG ATCACATGCAGATCGGCCCATACAACAAAGCATACACAGAGTCTCAGCTGCAGGCAGGTGGAGGCTTCATTCTGCCTGACTTTAATGAGGAACAG TGTAAGGCAGCGTATCAGAGCCTGCTCATAGCTGACCAGCACTGCCGCACTAGGAAGTACTTGCTGTGTTTGGCCAGCGGTGTTCCGTGTGTGTCTCATATATGGGTGCGAGACTGCTGCAAGGAGAACAAGCTGCTCAACTACAGGAATTACCTGCTGCCTGCTGGAGCGGGGCCAGACGATGCCGTGGTAGAATG GCATTCTCGCTGCAGTCCCTTCAAAGCTCTGCGGGTCCTTCTCATGTTTGAGAAGCCAGTGGAGCTTTGGGCCCAGTTGGTCACTATGGGTGGATGTTCCTCAGTCCGGCACTTCCAGGGAGACAAGGACAGTTCAG ACATTCCTGCTGGCAAGTACGATGTTGTGGTGACAGACCATGCCTGTCCACCATTGGTAGCAAAAAATGTGACATCGCAGGAAATCCCACTCGTGTCCGCCGAGTGGATCATTCAGAGCATCATCTGCGGGGAGCGTCTGGATTTCCACAGCAAACCTCAGTATTGTCACGACTACACCTCATAA
- the tp53bp1 gene encoding TP53-binding protein 1 isoform X1, producing the protein MDPGGSELDSSLPQPENPCLIVEDSQPDSVALEDDPESSYRALLARRLSNLQPTACSPVLELISSPLGSRCSQTDSQLDSPQNNGGEPGILTVSNCSSSFQEESQVTDSCPPPHKKKSGPEDTDMDSGADSTTHCNQHDEEASQFGFLELSQSQDLRGEVMNCQEKDLSLQPVNEKCTKSAEQNICSRTLENQDNKSVRSEVSSSSSSDTPAHSGRKLSVQALLHSQGLHASDEQDQQDPEILSSQEDLFHSDKSGAAVDSTVSEPEQQGHPTPTPSRTLGLLHLSGQGTLVQESLSQSSVDYIAPTPDNFTRTPLIVPSSPTGPEIGSGLDEPMDTSLPPDDGAGAKDDQPMETDSASKPQPSASTPVSQNPPGFVLERTLSLPSQPEFSHDVFAPTQSQDTSKPLDKMSASMHHDTQSQHLESAPFTLPLQLSINTENSGAAPETSEQIEEDSQATQIEEFEKPLGVDTSDSVASCCHQRSESNSVAVQSHTDTNVKSSTSAESLKHQSECSKSEVSNLLHRSDVHKAAVTSLNVQNVNVKEGKSDCKEVSSADMVSCSQPNLNSSDLTVNSCVQETPSDITPCSLPSQSMISETSVVDVVRSSLNVRGGEISHPVEPSSPQQCPTVGDSQTDNNMMEEHEQGEEEEEEALMEEESAGGGGASAMGLALSQSQVLSPEPMEDDGEEQGLDSVIVVTDSEGDSQILKKDVTPQSKTKSSQPIGGNVSASSNGHEAQAKEVNVSPDRFPHTEMKGPEPEGLKDKSLSDSSGEISFHFTLPKEGELIGPAVGATPPLINQLKQTLRHSTPIEITSFSEKSHMVGDVSADVAMAASDIVSGEVQEDVMENGEGKLSLRMKLVTPVEEGSSETFSLQKPALLEEDGSVTKVTTVSKAETSSPSVFSRVRQVHRQQEAEDDSQHAGKSTSVRGELFASPQRSSQASSLGCSSLPNSQSLTSQQEILEAPQQNTVKSPTPAEQSEEGRGQQEVSEPPTPNSTDARKEVVSRQTFTSSPSSKRTVSQQTSFDAPGLRSPAGRVEPESPSFRRTAGPSHCRHVRTIQEVRTTITRIITDVYYEDGKEVERKVTEENEEPVVDCQVLDSDVSPCRTGSSSLTSGDLGDISSLSSKTSSLQHSSGGTTSSSGFTRPDFIVPSSRGARSFSPRRGGGHQQRGHRGQRAGSVVTKDGGYGTLGSRAFVPPTPRGRARRGRPPSRSSPSRGGAARSLQRLGAHGQLLSSSEDEPYTRMLPPRLPVSPTDAESPSHSDSLRSSPEEASSASSFVGLRVVAKWSSNSYFYSGRIIKDAGEGRFRLRFDDGYECEVVGKDILLCDPIPLETEVTALLEDEYFSIGVVRGHKTEGQELFYSVEREGQRQWYNRTAVILSLEQGNKLREQHSLGPYEPSTPLTKASDISLDNLVEGKRRRRVTSEGQNTPNRDSSGSPHTPGPSGKRKLRTSAADNRTPAKRGRRGPGARVAQRLGECNTSGSGTDFPGQSCDVAETHGPLPENTSLFMGFAFMLTASSEIDRLTNMLTGSDDEDHMQIGPYNKAYTESQLQAGGGFILPDFNEEQCKAAYQSLLIADQHCRTRKYLLCLASGVPCVSHIWVRDCCKENKLLNYRNYLLPAGAGPDDAVVEWHSRCSPFKALRVLLMFEKPVELWAQLVTMGGCSSVRHFQGDKDSSDIPAGKYDVVVTDHACPPLVAKNVTSQEIPLVSAEWIIQSIICGERLDFHSKPQYCHDYTS; encoded by the exons ATGGATCCCGGCGGAAGTGAACTGGACTCCAGCCTGCCTCAGCCCGAGAATCCGTGTTTGATCGTGGAGGACTCTCAGCCGGACAGCGTCGCTCTGGAGGACGATCCCGAGAGCAGCTACCGAGCCCTGCTGGCCCGCCGCCTATCCAATCTGCAGCCCACCGCCTGCAGCCCGGTTCTT gAACTGATATCGTCACCTTTAGGAAGCAGATGCTCTCAGACTGACAGCCAGCTAGACAGCCCCCAGAATAACGGTGGTGAACCTG GGATCCTCACAGTTTCCAACTGTAGTTCGTCATTCCAGGAGGAGAGTCAAGTTACAGACAGTTGCCCTCCTCCACACAAGAAAAA gagTGGACCAGAGGACACTGATATGGATTCTGGAGCTGATTCCACCACACACTGTAATCAGCATGATG AGGAAGCCTCCCAGTTTGGTTTTCTCGAGCTTTCTCAGAGTCAAGATCTGCGTGGTGAAGTGATGAACTGTCAGGAGAAAGACCTCTCTCTGCAGCCTGTCAATGAGAAATGCACCAAATCAG CGGAGCAGAACATTTGCTCCAGGACTTTGGAGAATCAGGACAACAAATCTGTGAG ATCTGAGGTGAGCTCCAGCAGCTCGTCAGACACTCCCGCACATTCGGGCAGGAAGCTGAGTGTCCAGGCTCTGCTGCATTCGCAGGGCCTTCATGCATCTGATGAGCAGGATCAACAAGATCCTGAGATCCTGTCCTCACAGGAGGACCTGTTTCATTCTGACAAGTCAG GTGCTGCAGTAGACAGTACAGTGTCTGAGCCGGAGCAGCAGGGTCACCCGACCCCAACGCCATCCCGCACCCTGGGACTGTTGCATCTCTCTGGACAGGGAACACTGGTTCAGGAGAGTTTGTCGCA GAGCTCAGTTGATTATATTGCCCCAACCCCAGACAACTTCACCCGCACTCCTTTAATTGTTCCCAGCTCACCCACTGGACCAGAGATTGGAAGTG GTCTTGATGAACCAATGGATACGTCATTGCCTCCAGATGATGGTGCAGGGGCAAAGGATGATCAGCCAATGGAAACGGATTCAGCCTCTAAACCACAACCGTCTGCCTCTACTCCTGTATCTCAGAATCCCCCTGGTTTTGTGTTGGAACGCACCCTGTCATTACCTTCTCAACCAGAGTTCTCCCAT GATGTGTTTGCCCCAACACAGAGTCAGGACACCTCAAAACCATTAGATAAGATGTCTGCATCAATGCATCATGATACACAGTCTCAACATCTGGAATCGGCTCCATTCACTTTGCCTTTGCAACTCTCtataaacactgaaaatagTGGCGCAGCTCCGGAGACCTCAGAACAAATCGAAGAGGACAGTCAGGCGACACAGATAGAGGAATTTGAAAAGCCACTCGGTGTGGATACCAGTGATTCTGTGGCTTCATGCTGTCACCAGAGGAGTGAGAGCAATAGCGTTGCGGTAcaatcacacactgacactaaTGTGAAATCTTCCACCTCTGCTGAATCACTTAAGCATCAGAGTGAATGTTCCAAGTCTGAAGTGTCCAATCTGTTGCACAGGTCTGATGTGCACAAAGCAGCGGTAACTTCTTTGAATGTACAAAATGTGAATGTTAAAGAAGGTAAGAGTGACTGCAAAGAGGTGAGCTCTGCTGACATGGTGTCCTGCTCTCAACCAAACCTCAATTCCTCAGATCTGACTGTTAACAGTTGTGTGCAGGAGACTCCCTCAGATATTACACCCTGCAGTTTGCCTTCACAGTCCATGATATCTGAGACATCTGTTGTGGATGTGGTGAGGAGTTCTTTGAATGTAAGAGGAGGAGAAATTAGTCACCCAGTAGAGCCATCGTCACCACAGCAATGTCCAACAGTTGGTGACAGCCAGACTGACAATAACATGATGGAGGAGCATGAGcagggtgaagaggaggaggaggaggcactcATGGAAGAGGAGAGTGCAGGGGGAGGTGGTGCTTCAGCAATGGGTCTTGCTCTCTCCCAGAGTCAGGTGTTGTCTCCTGAGCCCATGGAGGATGACGGTGAAGAGCAGGGACTGGACAGTGTGATTGTGGTTACAGACAGTGAGGGAGACTCCCAGATTTTGAAGAAAGATGTGACGCCACAGTCAAAGACCAAGAGCTCCCAGCCAATCGGAGGCAATGTGTCCGCCTCTTCTAACGGCCACGAAGCTCAGGCGAAGGAAGTGAATGTATCTCCTGATAGATTCCCACACACTGAGATGAAGGGGCCTGAACCTGAAGGGCTCAAAGACAAGAGCCTCAGCGATAGCTCAGGAG AAATTTCCTTTCACTTCACGCTTCCCAAAGAaggggagctgattggtcctgctgTTGGTGCCACGCCTCCTCTCATCAATCAGCTAAAGCAGACGCTGAGACACAGCACTCCCATTG AGATCACATCCTTTTCTGAGAAGTCACATATGGTGGGTGATGTCTCTGCAGATGTGGCGATGGCTGCCAGTGACATTGTGTCTGGGGAGGTCCAAGAGGATGTGATGGAAAACGGAGAGGGGAAGCTAAGTTTGAGGATGAAGCTGGTGACCCCTGTTGAAGAAGGCAGCTCGGAGACTTTCAGCCTGCAGA AGCCAGCACTGTTAGAGGAGGATGGATCTGTCACCAAGGTTACCACTGTTTCCAAGGCTGAAACCAG CAGCCCGTCAGTGTTCAGTCGAGTCAGACAGGTGCACAGGCAGCAGGAGGCAGAGGACGACAGCCAACATGCAGGCAAATCTACATCTGTCAG GGGGGAACTATTCGCCTCACCACAGAGAAGCTCCCAGGCATCCTCGCTTGGATGCAGCAGCCTCCCTAACAGCCAATCACTGACTTCACAACAAGAAATATTGGAAGCTCCACAGCAGAACACCGTTAAATCTCCCACTCCTGCTGAGCAATCTGAAGAGGGACGAGGACAACAGGAAGTTTCTGAGCCCCCAACCCCTAACAGTACAGATGCCAGGAAGGAGGTGGTTTCCCGGCAAACCTTCACATCCAGCCCGTCCAGCAAG CGCACCGTCTCTCAGCAGACCAGCTTTGATGCCCCAGGACTGCGCTCCCCAGCTGGCAGG GTTGAGCCAGAGTCTCCGTCCTTTAGAAGAACAGCAGGCCCCTCCCACTGCAGACACGTACGCACCATCCAGGAAGTGCGCACCACCATCACACGGATCATCACCGATGTATATTATGAGGATGGTAAAGAGGTGGAGCGCAAAGTGACTGAG GAGAATGAGGAGCCAGTGGTCGACTGCCAAGTGTTGGACAGCGACGTCTCCCCGTGCCGCACGGGCAGCAGCTCTCTGACCTCTGGTGACCTGGGTGACATCAGCTCTCTGTCATCTAAGACGTCCAGCCTGCAGCACAGTTCAGGAGGAACCACAAGCAGCAGTGGCTTCACCAGGCCTGACTTCATTGTGCCGTCAAGCCGAGGGGCCAGATCTTTCAG tCCCAGGAGGGGAGGTGGGCATCAACAGAGGGGTCACAGAGGTCAACGGGCAGGGTCAGTAGTCACAAAGGACGGAGGCTATGGCACCCTTGGGTCCCGGGCCTTCGTCCCACCCACTCCCAGAGGAAGGGCTAGAAGGGGCCGACCCCCGTCCCGCTCCTCCCCGTCCAG GGGGGGTGCTGCTCGCTCACTGCAGAGACTCGGTGCTCATGGGCAGCTGCTGTCCTCCTCAGAGGACGAGCCCTACACCCGCATGCTCCCCCCGCGCCTCCCCGTCAGCCCCACAGATGCGGAGTCCCCCAGTCACTCGGACTCCCTCAGGTCATCACCAGAAGAGGCGAGCTCAGCCAGCAGCTTTGTCGGCTTGCGCGTGGTGGCCAAGTGGTCGTCCAACAGCTACTTCTACTCAGGCCGCATCATCAAAGACGCCGGAGAGGGAAGATTTCGTCTGCGGTTCGACGATGGCTACGAGTGTGAGGTGGTTGGCAAGGACATCCTGCTGTGTGATCCCATTCCCCTAGAGACTGAGGTCACTGCTCTTCTGGAGGATGAATACTTCAGCATAG GTGTGGTGAGAGGTCATAAAACAGAAGGCCAGGAGCTGTTCTACAGTGTGGAGAGGGAGGGCCAGAGGCAGTGGTACAACAGGACTGCAGTCATCCTTTctctggagcagggaaacaaacTGAGGGAGCAGCACAGTCTTGGGCCTTATGAGCCCTCAACTCCCCTGACCAAGGCCTCAGACATCAGCCTGG ATAACCTGGTAGAGGGGAAGAGGAGGCGCAGAGTGACCTCAGAGGGTCAGAACACTCCTAACCGCGACTCCTCAGGCAGTCCTCATACTCCCGGTCCCTCTGGTAAGAGGAAGCTGAGGACGAGCGCCGCGGACAACAGGACGCCGGCCAAGAGAGGCCGCAGAGGTCCGGGCGCCAGAGTCG CTCAGCGGCTTGGTGAGTGTAACACATCCGGCAGTGGCACAGATTTCCCTGGTCAGTCTTGTGACGTGGCAGAGACTCATGGACCGCTGCCCGAGAACACGTCTCTCTTCATGGGCTTTGCATTCATGCTCACGGCCTCTTCGGAGATTGACCGGCTAACCAACATGCTCACCGGCAGTGACGACGAGG ATCACATGCAGATCGGCCCATACAACAAAGCATACACAGAGTCTCAGCTGCAGGCAGGTGGAGGCTTCATTCTGCCTGACTTTAATGAGGAACAG TGTAAGGCAGCGTATCAGAGCCTGCTCATAGCTGACCAGCACTGCCGCACTAGGAAGTACTTGCTGTGTTTGGCCAGCGGTGTTCCGTGTGTGTCTCATATATGGGTGCGAGACTGCTGCAAGGAGAACAAGCTGCTCAACTACAGGAATTACCTGCTGCCTGCTGGAGCGGGGCCAGACGATGCCGTGGTAGAATG GCATTCTCGCTGCAGTCCCTTCAAAGCTCTGCGGGTCCTTCTCATGTTTGAGAAGCCAGTGGAGCTTTGGGCCCAGTTGGTCACTATGGGTGGATGTTCCTCAGTCCGGCACTTCCAGGGAGACAAGGACAGTTCAG ACATTCCTGCTGGCAAGTACGATGTTGTGGTGACAGACCATGCCTGTCCACCATTGGTAGCAAAAAATGTGACATCGCAGGAAATCCCACTCGTGTCCGCCGAGTGGATCATTCAGAGCATCATCTGCGGGGAGCGTCTGGATTTCCACAGCAAACCTCAGTATTGTCACGACTACACCTCATAA